CCCGCACTTTGCCAAACTACACGGGGTAAATTTTGGCGAATTTCTTCAAGTTGTTTTTGTTGATTTTCCCACTCAGTTAGAGACGGGTTAACTGCCAAACTTTCAGTTTCAATATTGTTAGCAGATTTCTGTTTGGCAACTGGCAATTTTTCATAATCAATATTAGCCATTTGCGCCCCAAACACAATACATTCCAACAAAGAATTACTCGCTAAACGATTAGCACCATGTACCCCCGTACTAGCAGTTTCCCCAATGGCATATAAACCAGGAATATTTGTACAGTTCATCACATCTGCAAGGATACCACCCATCCAATAATGGGCAGCAGGAGAAACAGGAATGGGTTGAGTAAAAACATCAATCCCCCAACGTTGACAAACAGCGATGATATTCGGGAAGCGGTAACGAATTTTATCAGCCGGGATAGGGCGCATATCTAACCAGACGTTTGCTGTAGCCGGGTCAGCAGCCGTTTTTTGTAAATGACTGAAAATAGCTCGACTAACCACATCTCGCGGTGCTAGTTCCCCTGCTGGGTGGTAATCAAAGGCAAAACGTCGCCCAGTATCATCCACAAGATGCGCCCCTTCACCACGCACAGCTTCACTAATCAGAAAACGTCCGGGTTTACTTAGGGCTGTGGGGTGAAACTGGACAAATTCTAAATCCCGGAGAATTGCCCCTGCCCGCCAAGCAATGGCTACACCATCACCTGTACTTACCTCTGGGTTAGTGGTTTGGGCAAAGACTTGACCACCGCCCCCAGTAGCTAAAATCACCGCCCCTGCTCTAATCCAGGTAATTTTCCCTTGATAAAATAGGCTAGTTCCCAAACATTGACCTGTTCCCGGTTCTATCCATAAACTCAGAGCTAAAGCTTGCTGAATTACTTTGATATTTTGACGACGCAGGACTTGATCTGTGAGTGTGGTGGTGACTTCTCTACCTGTGGTATCGGCTGCATGGAGAACGCGAGGACGAGAATGGGCTGCTTCTAGGGTTAAAGCCAAATTACTGTCATGACGATCAAAAGCTACGCCTAAGTTAACCAGGGATTGAATACAACTGGGGGCTTGTTCTGCGAGGAATTGCACAGCAGCGAAATCACATAAACCCGCCCCGGCTTTTAATGTGTCTTCAATATGCAGTTTGGGTGAATCTTCTGGGGCGACGGCTGCGGCTATACCACCTTGGGCCCAATCACTAGCGGAGAGAGAAACTGTTTCTTTAGTAATTAAGCCGACTTGTAACGATTCTGGTAAACATAGGGCTGTGTATAGTCCTGCTGCACCAGCGCCGACTACTAAAACATCAAATTGGTGAGGAATATCTAATAAATTCAAAATTCAAAATTACGGGTAATGGGTAATAGGTAATGGGTAATAGGTAATGGGTAATGGATTCTTCACCAATTACCAATTACCAATCACCAATTACCAATTAGGGTTATCTGTAAATACCGTTGTTAATGCGGTCGTCGCCTTCGTTGAAGTTAGGCTCGTATTCTGTCACTGTGAAGTTGACGAAGTTAGCTTGCAAACGTTCTTTTTGGGTATCGCTCAATCCTGGTAGATTTAATACGTCTTCTACTTTTTCGTAGGGAGCATTAGCGATAATTTTCTTAGCCAAGGTGGGATACAGTCCAGGAAACTGTTGGAAAGCGGCGATATTGGTATTATTCAAATCAATTTTTTTACCAAAATCCGTTCCTAGCTTCATATCTGCTTTGTTTTGACGGGCAACTGCTAATACAGGAACTTGATTGTCAGCAAAGCTATTGAAACTAAGAGCTTGGGCTGTCTGGGTAGTTCCCAACATTCCCCAGCAACCTAGTAACAATGTGAACGCAGTTAATAAACGCACCAATCCTTTCACGATTTTTTACCTCTTTTTTGCAAACAATAATAAAATTTTGCAGCCAAAAGCTAGGAACTATAGGGCATAAGCCAGAAGTTTGGGGAGGTTAGAGCAGTTTCTTTTCTAACTTAATCCTGATTTCTTCATGGTTTAGCTTTATGGTTTAAGCTTGAGAGCTTGCACAACAGTCATCAAAAACTAATATACAGCGTATTAATATCCATAATATTTACTACTATGTGGTTTGATTTGACTTTTGCCAAAAATCTGACCTAACAGCACTTTTGCGCCCATTTTCGGTATTTACCTGCATTGATGGGAATTTTATGCTAGAACCGCTGCTAGTAAGAAGAGACTGTCTACTAGAATTGTACTCAAAACTGCACCTCCAAAGGCATACCAATGGGATTGTTTGTTGAGCAAAGAAGCTGTTCCCACTGTCATCAATATTAGGGCAAGAATGATTGCCAAGCCTACTCCCCAAGGTGTTTGGACTTGTGTTAGGGCATTTCTTAAGATTTGTGAAGCTCCTTCTGGCGCTGTTCTCATAATTTGTCGCCAATAGGGCATCAAATCCACTAAATAAAAATAAATATCGGTTAAAACTGTTCCTAATAAAGAACCTAGATAAAACCAATTGCCAACTTTACCCCAATTCTTGGTTAAACACCATACAGCAAAGGGTAGTCCTAGTGCTTCTACGGGTATATGCCAGATTGGTTCATATCTTAACCAGCCCCAATAAATTGCTCCTGTTAACCAAGTCCAACTAAATCCAAACAATATATCTCCCCAAAGATATGTTTGGGGACTTGACATTAATCTAATACTGAACCACACCCAAAAGCCTGTTATCATTACGCTTAAAATAGGAAATGATCGCACCAAAGGGGCTTCTATAAACACTGGCACTGATACTAAAAATACTGATGCTAAAAATATTAACCAACCCTGTCGGGAAGATATCAAGTTTGGTAAAGAAGGATTTTTTAAGCTGTCATTGATCTCTAACGTGGGGTTAGTGACTGTATAGGAAGAAAATGTCTGATTAATCAAAGTTTTTAATATTTGTTACTAAACTTTACTTATCTTACAATATCATAATTGAAAATCCCCCCCTGGGGCATCTTGATTATACATGAATTTTTTATAGCCTTGGCGATTAGAAATTATGAAACTACGCAAACAAAGTCCGCGCAAGCGGACTAATAAAAGATTAAGGATTTTGCCCTTGTAGATGCAGTTTCTAACCGCCGATTTAATATTAATTTGATACTAATTAGGGATTGCATAAAAGAAAGCAAAAGCTTTGACAGATAAAGGTTTACAGTTTACTGTTTTATATGCACTAGGATCAAGTTCATCAAGCTATCTAAAATCCGCTCTTGTGATAACGGCATCATTTCTTTGCCATACAGCATTTCCTGTACCATCATATAACCCACCAGCGAACCAAAAAATATTTGCGCTGTTGCTTCTGGGTCAGTAATTCCCAATTCTGGGTGAGAAACAAAGTATTGACTCAGTAAATGTCGTCCTCGCTGAATGACAGTTTGAGTATAAAGTTTTGCTAATTCTGGAAACCGTTCTGATTCAGTGATAATAATGCGGAATAGTGCTAAATAATCAGGATTTCCCGCCACTTTCATCAAATAAGTTTCTGCTACTTCTCTTAGTAAAATTGCGGGTTCACCATGCAATTCTCTCGTACAAAATATACTACTAAAATTAGCTATTGTCACCCGTTCTATTAATGCTTTAAACAGTCCTTCCTTATCTTGAAAGTGACTGTATATAGTTTGCTTGGAAACTCCTGCTTCTGTGCTTACTCCGTCCATACTTGTTCCAGCATAACCATCTTTTAAGAAGATCCGCATAGCCCCTTGTAGGATTTGCTCTTGTTTTTGAGTTATCGCAGGTAGGGAAAATAATGTTTCCAATTCAAAAGTGGAATTTTTCGACATAGATTTTAGATTTTTATAGTAGAGACGTTCCATGAAACGTCTTGTGCATTTATTAATGAAAGTAAAATTTTTGCATACTTCTTGCGATATCATACCATACCGTCTAGTATGATATTTAAACTAGATATTTCTAGGGTGCTATCATGTCTCAGACTCTACCAACATCTTCCGATAGTTTTACTAATGTTCCCATACCACCATCTAAGCAGCAGAAGGGTAAAAAACTAATTCCTTTGTTGTTGGGGTTGTTGGTTGTCGGAGGAGGAATTAGTTATGTAGTGTGGCGTAATCAACCTCAAACTTCAATAAATATACTTAAATTAAGTGGCAGAATTGAGGGTTACGAAACGGAAATTGGGGTTAAGCGTTCAGGCAGAATTGAGTCAGTTGCTTTGAGAGAAGGGGCTTATGTCAAAAAAGGACAGGAATTAGTTAAGCTGGATGACAGTAATGATCAACTGTTACAAGAACAATTAAGAGGCAGTGAAGCACGGGTAACATCTGCACAATCTGATGAACAACAAGCGATCGCAGATGTGGATAGAGTGCAAAGTGAACTTGAACAAATTAATAGTCAAATTACTGAAGCAAAACTCAATTTACAGCAGTCTCAAGGGGATACCCAAGGACGAATTCAACAGGCTAAATCTAACGTTGCAGCAGCCAAAGCGCAACTATTGCAAGCACAAGCCCAAATTAAGCAAACAGAGGCAGAAGTAAAATTAGCGAGAATAAACCGCGATCGCTATACCCAGCTTATCAAAGAAGGTGCTATTAATCAACAACAATTTGACCAATCACAAACCACATTAGATACAGTCATAGCCACCCTAGAAGCCCGACAAGCAGCAGTAAATGCAGCAAGAGAACAATTAAGTGCTATCCAAGGGGCATTAACTCAAACTCAAACCACAGGCTTCAATCCTGGTATTCGCAATGCCCAATTAGAAGCATTAAGCCGCAAAAAAGATCAGAGTTTTGCTCAAATGAAATCTGCTCAGGCTAAAGTCAGATCGGCTCATGGTAAAGTTAGGGATGCTTTAGCATCAAAACAACAAATTTTCACCCAGATAGAAGATTCTAAAAAAGATTTAAATGTTGTTAGTCCTTTAGATGGGGTAATAACTGCCCGCAGTGTTGAACCTGGTACAGTAGTGAATAATCAAACTAAGATTTTAACAATAGTTGATCCCAAAAATATATATCTGCGGGGTTTTATTCCTGAAGGTGATATTGGTAAAGTTAGATTAGGACAAACTACTAAAATTTTTCTTGATTCTGCACCTGAAAAACCGCTAATTGGTAAGGTTATTTCTATTGATCCTCAAGCTTCTTTTACACCAGAAAATATTTATTTCCAAAAAGATCGGGTGAGACAAGTCATAGGAGTTCGCATTCAAGTGGAAAATCCTCAAGGTTGTTTTAATCCTGAAAATCCTTATAAAGAGTCAGATTTACCTTGTGCCAAGGTTGGGATGCCGGCAGATGCAGAAATTAAGTTACAGTGAAAAATATGGATTAAATGAACCACGAAGGAGCGAAGGACACGAAGGAAGAAAAGAAGAAGAAGAAGAAGAAGAGAATTAATTTTTTATTGGTAATGGCATGGGAGTTAAAAATTTAGAGATTCAATGTTATGAATAATTACCAAACGGAAGCTATTAAGGTTAGTAATTTACATAAACATTATGGTAAGTTGGCGGCTGTTAAAGGTATTAATTTTACTGTTTATAAGGGCGAAATGTTTGGATTAATTGGTCCTGATGGTGCAGGTAAAACTACTAGCTTTCATATTTTAGGTGGTGTAATGGAAGCAACTGCTGGGGAAGTTTTGGTATATGGTCAACCTGCTAGAGATGCACGTTTAATTACTGGCTATTTAACACAACAATTTTCTCTATATTTGGATTTGAGTATTGATGAAAATTTGCGTTATGCTGGGGGTTTGCGACAAGTTCCTGATGATTTATTATGGGAACGTCGTCATAAATATCTGACTTTAATGAGTTTAGAACAATTTGGCGATAGCTTGGCGGGTGAATTATCAGGAGGTATGAAACAAAAGCTGGCTTTATGTTGTGCTTTGGTTTCTCAACCGCAAGTTCTCTTATTAGATGAACCTACTACGGGTGTTGACCCAGTTTCTCGGCGAGAATTTTGGGATGTGTTAGCAGAATTATCAGCCCAAGGGATGACAATTGTGGTAGCTACACCCTATCTAGATGAGGCTGAACGCTGTCATCGGGTGGCATTAATGTATAGTGGTCAAATTCATGAAATTGGTACTCCAGCCGCATTACGAGCCAATTTAGGCTTGCATCGTTTAGAGGTAAAAACTGCAAATTTGGAAATGAGTGAGCAAATTCTCTTGCAGAATTTACATACAAATATAGTTGATGTGCAGACTTTTGGCGATCGCTTGGATGTCTTAGTAGAAGATATAACTATTGGTGAAAACCAAGTAAATGAATTATTAAAACCACATCATCCTACTATTGAACACGGTGAACCTACTTTAGAAAATGTCTTTGTTACCCGTCTTAGACAACAAGGTTCTGCACCACCATTTTTACAATTTCCCCGTTCTCGTGGTGGAAATAAAAATAAAGAATTAGAGAATGAGATTAATAGAGAAACAAATTCTTCCCAATTACCAATTACCAATTACCAATTACCATCTTCACAAATTGCTATTTATGCGAAAAATCTCCATCGTGCATTTGGTAAATTTCAAGCAGTTAAAAGTGTCAATATCGAAGTCCGTTATGGTGAAATATTTGGTCTTTTAGGTGCAAATGGTGCAGGGAAAACCACCACAATTAAAATGTTATGTGGATTGTTAGCAGCTAGTGGAGGAGAAATTTCTTTAGGTGGAGAAACCGGAAATTTGCGAAGTGCAGAATTAAGAAAACGCATTGGTTATATGAGTCAAAAATTTACCCTATATGACGACTTAACAATTCTGCAAAACCTAGAATTTTATAGTGGTGTTTATAGTGTTCCCCGTAAACTTAGACAAGAAAAAATTGATTGGGTAATATCTACTTGTGGGTTAGAAGGACAAGAAAATATGCTGACGGGACAATTACCAGGAGGTTGGAAACAACGAGTTGCTTTTGGGGCTTCAGTTATGCACGAACCCGATATTTTATTTTTAGACGAACCAACATCTGGAGTAGACCCTTTAGCACGTCGTCAATTTTGGAAACTAATTAATGATTTTGCGCGAAATGGTACAGCCATTTTAGTCACAACTCATTATTTAGAAGAAGCCGAACAGTGTAACCGCATGAGTTTTATGGTAGCTGGAGAAATTGCTGCGGAAGGTTCATCCAGTTATATTAAATCTTCCCAACCAGGAAAACTTATAGAAATAATTGTTAATCAAAATCAAGCGGCTTCAAAACTATTGAAACAACAATTTGATGCTTGGAGAGTTTCCATTTTTGCTAATAGTTTACATATTGTTCTCGACAATCCAGAAACAGAAATTCCCCAAGTAATACAGCTTTTAGAATCAGCCAATTTTATAGTTCAATCCATTCGTCCTATTCCTTTTTCCTTAGAAGATGCTTTTATTGGTATTGTTCAGAGAGTTGGTAATAATTAAAAATTCAGTTTATGTAGGTTGGGTAGAGGAACGAAACCCAACACAATTTAAAAAAATGTTGGGTTTCACTTCGTTCTACCCAACCTACAATTTTTAATAACCAAAATTATGAAAAGAATTATTTCTCAGTGTATTAAAGAACTATCTCAATTTAGACGAGATAAATTAACATTAGCATTAGCATTTTTATTGCCATTTATGACACTGTTAATTTTTGGTTTTGCTACCAGATTAGAAAGTAAAGATATTCCTTTAGTTGTCCAGGATTTTGACCGAACAAACTTGAGTAGTAGCTATATTGAAAAATTATATGCCACCAATCAATTTATTCCTAAAGAATGGTCAGGAGGAAACCCAGCCCGAGACGCTATTGATAGAGGTATTGCCAAAGTAGCGGTAATTATTCCTCCCGAATTTAGTCGAGATATTAAAGCTCATAAACCAACTACAGTACAAGTTTTAATTGATGCCACAGATGTTAATAATGCCCGTGTAATTAGAGGAAGTATTCAACGAGTTACTAATTTCTTTATGCAAACAGAAGGACTTTTACCAGCTACCAAAAGAATTACAGCTAGAATCCGTTTATGGTTTAATCCTGGTAGATTAGAATCTTTATATATTGTTCCCGGAGTATATGGCGTAATTTTGTGGATTTTTCCATCTTTACTCACAGCAATTGCTATGGTGCGAGAAAAAGAAAAAGGGACAATTTTACAAGTTTATGCTTCTAGTATTAGTGCTACAGAGCTGTTATTAGGTAAAGGTATGGCTTATCTATTAATTGCCATAACTGAGGCATTAATTGTGATCGGATTAGGATCAATTATTTTTAAAGTATACTTGGTTAATAACCCGATTACTTTATTATTAGGAACTCTAATATTTCTCATAGATAGCGTTATGTTTGGTTTGCTAGTTGGAGTCCGTAGCAATAACCAAAATTCTGCCGTCCAAATTATTTCTCTGGTGGGTTTTATTACTTCTTTGTTATTGTCTGGTTTTATTTATCCCCTCAACAATATTCCTTTTCCTCTTTCACTTGTAACTAATGTAGTTCCTGCCCGTTATTATATTAATATTACTCGTGATGCTTTTTTGCGGGGTACGGGTTGGACAGGAGTTTGGTTTGATTTCCTCATGCTAACAGTTTTAGGCTGGATATTTTTTAACGTCTCCCGGCGAATTTTAAGTAAAATGCAAATTAGTCAGTAGTCAGTAGTCAGTAGTCAGTTGTCAGTTGTCAGTTGTCAGTTGTCAGTTGTCAGTTGTCAGTTGTCAGTTGTCAGTTGTCAGAAAGAGTAGTCAGTTGTCAGTTGTCAGTTGTCAGTTGTCAGTTGTCAGTTGTCAGTTGTCAGTTGTCAGAAAGAATGGAATTTCTCCTCTGCTCCAACAACTATTTTGAACACCAACATACTTAGTGTGCAAGCTATTTTTATAAATTAGACTTTAGTTCTAGTTAGTTCAATACTGATTTTGCCGCTAAAATCAGGAATAGGTGCAGCGGGTTTAGTGAGAATAACTTGTACTTGATTAATGCTGTCGCTATCCTCTAAAATACTATCAGCTATAGCCCCAGCTAGTCTTTCCACCAATGCAAACTTCGAGGTTTTTAGCAAATTTTGAACTAAACTAATGATGCGCCGATAATCTATAGTATCTTCAATATTATCCGTTTTAGCTGGACCAGAAAGATCCAACCATAATTTCACGTCTACCTCAAACCATTGCCCTAACACCTGTTCTTCCGGTAAAAACCCAGTATAACCGTAGCCACGAATTCCTGTTAAATGAATACAGTCCATAATTTCTAATCAATGCAACTTACTTTTAATAATCTTAATCAAGTTTGGTCTTATGTATTAACAGAAACCCTGAAACGCTTAGGTTTAAATTGCGCTGTAATATGTCCTGGTTCTCGTTCTACACCATTAACATTGGCTTTTGTCGAACAAATACCAGATATTGAAGCTATTCCGATTTTAGATGAACGTTCAGCGGCTTTTTTTGCCTTGGGACAAGCAAAAGCAACGGGAAAACCTGTCGTTCTAGTTTGTACTTCGGGAACTGCGGGAGCAAATTTTTATCCAGCGGTAATTGAAGCTAGGGAAAGTCGCATACCTTTATTAATATTAACCACTGATAGACCAGCAGAATTACGAGATTGTCATTCTGGCCAAACTATTGATCAAGTAAAATTATACGGTAATTATCCCAATTGGCAAGGGGAGTTAGCGACACCTTCTCTCGATATGGGAATGTTAGGTTATCTCAGACAAACGGTAATTCACGCTTGGGAACGTTGTCAATTTCCCAATTTCGGCGCAGTACATTTAAATATACCTTTTCGTGACCCTCTCGCGCCCATTCCTGATGGTACAAATTTCACCTTAGATGTGGAAGACTTCTTTTCAGGAATAGTTTCCACCCCATTACCCATTACCAATTACCAATTACCAATTACCTCTTGCCAAAAAGGGATTATTATTGCTGGGGTAGCTCAACCACAAGATCCTCAAGAATATTGTAGAGCGATCGCACAACTAAGCCAATCTCTCCAATGGCCTGTTTTAGCTGAAGGACTTTCCCCTGTGAGAAATTACTCACACTTAAATCCCTGTATAATTTCCACCTACGATATTATTCTCAGAAATCAGCAATTTGCCCAAGAATTAACCCCAGAAATAGTAATTCAAATTGGCGAAATGCCCACAAGTAAAGTATTACGCAATTGGTTAATTTCTACTAAACCTCAACGTCTAATCATTGACAAGTGTGATCAAAATTTAGATCCTTTACATGGAAAGACCACGCATTTAAGGATGTCAGTCACAGAAATTGGAAAATTGGAACTGGGGGAATTACCAAAAAATGAGTATTTACAAAAATGGTGTACAGCAGAAAAGAAAGTGAGAAAAAATATTGATGATAATTTTGATAAGATGGATGAATTAATTGAAAGTAAAGCTGCTTGGTTAATTTCCCAAACTTTGCCACCAGCCACACCGCTATTTATTGCCAATAGTATGCCAGTGCGAGATATGGAATTTTTCTGGAAACCCAATCATTTAAAAATTAAACCTTATTTTAATCGCGGTGCAAATGGCATTGATGGTACACTTTCCACCGCTTTAGGCATAGCACATAATCAACAAAGTAGTGTGATGTTAACAGGAGATTTATCCCTGTTACATGATACGAACGGTTTTTTAATTAGCAATAAATTTATCGGGCATTTAACAATTATCTTAATTAATAACAATGGTGGAGGTATTTTTGAAATGTTACCCATTGCCAAATTCAATCCTCCCTTTGAAGAGTTTTTTGCCACTCCCCAAAATATTGATTTCTCTCAATTATGCGCTACTTACAATGTACAACATAAATTAATTAGTTCTTGGAAAGAATTGCAAAATCAATTAAGGCAATTGCCAAAAACGGCAATTAGGGTTTTAGAGATAAGAACAAACAGGAAAAAAGATGTGATGTGGAGAAAAGAGCATTTAGAGAAATTTAGTAATTGGTAATTGGTAATTTTCTTCTTCTTGACTCCTAACTCCTAACTCGGTGACTCCTAACTCGGTGACTCCTAACTCCTAACTCCTGACTCGGTGACTCGGTGACTCCTAACTGTTTCCATAATTTTTCCACAAGTGCCACAGATAAAGATTAAACTAAAAACTCTTATACAGCAAAACCTGTCAACCAAAATCAAGTAATTATGTCCAAGGTTCTTGTCTCCGACCCAATTGACCAAGTAGGTATTGATATTCTTTCCCAAGTGGCTACAGTTGATGTCAAAACCAGCCTCAAGCCAGATGAACTCAAAGCCATTATTGGTGAGTATGATGCGCTGATGATCCGTTCTGGAACTCGCGTTACTCAAGAAATTATAGAAGCTGGCACAAAATTAAAAATTATTGGCCGGGCCGGTGTGGGTGTGGATAACGTTGATGTTCCCGCAGCTACACGCAAAGGGATTGTCGTCGTCAATTCCCCAGAAGGTAATACCATTGCCGCAGCCGAACACGCTTTAGCCATGATGTTATCCTTATCTCGTCATGTTCCTGATGCTAACGCTTCAGTTAAACGTGGTGAGTGGGATCGGAAATCATTTGTTGGTTCGGAAGTATACAAAAAAACCCTCGGCGTTGTCGGGTTAGGAAAAATTGGTTCTCATGTTGCCAGTGTAGCTAAGGCTATGGGGATGAAACTCCTCGCTTATGATCCATTTATCTCCGTAGAAAGAGCGGAACAACTGGGTTGTCAATTGGTGGATTTAAATTTGCTATTCCAGCAAGCCGACTATATCACCTTGCACATTCCCAAAACTACGGAAACTGCTAACTTAATCAACGCTAAAACTTTGGCGTTAATGAAACCTACCACCAGAATTATTAACTGCGCTCGTGGTGGCATTATTGATGAAGTAGCTTTAGCAGAAGCAATTAAAAATGGTGTAATTGCGGGTGCGGCGTTGGATGTGTTCGATTCCGAACCATTAGGAGAATCGGAATTGCGATCGCTCGGCAAAGAAGTAATCCTTACACCTCACCTCGGTGCTTCTACTGCTGAAGCCCAAGTTAACGTCGCCATAGATGTAGCTGAACAAATTCGGGATGTATTATTAGGACTACCTGCTCGTTCCGCTGTGAATATTCCCGGACTTGGACCTGATATACTAGAAGAACTCAAGCCCTATATGGAATTAGCGGAAACCTTAGGGAACTTAGTTGGTCAACTTACTGGCGGTAGAGTCGAGACACTTAATGTTACACTGCAAGGAGAACTGGCAACTAATAAAAGTCAGCCTTTAGTGATAGCCGCTCTCAAAGGACTACTTTACCAGGCATTGCGAGAACGGGTAAATTATGTCAACGCTACCATAGAAGCCAAAGAGCGGGGCATTCGAGTTATTGAGACACGGGACGCTTCGGCGCGGGATTATGCTGGTTCATTGCATCTACAAGCTACAGGGACTTTAGGTACACATTCTGTTACAGGTGCGTTATTGGGTGATAAGGAAATTCACTTAACGGACGTTGACGGTTTCCCCATCAATGTCCCCCCCAGTAAATATATGGTGTTTACCCGACACCGTGATATGCCTGGTATTATTGGTAAACTCGGTTCTCTCCTCGGCAGCTTTAATGTCAATATTGCCAGTATGCAGGTAGGCCGGAAAATCGTTCGTGGTGACGCTGTTATGGCTCTCAGCATTGATGATCCTTTACCAGATGGTATTTTAGCGGAAATTAAAAAAGTAGACGGCATTCGAGACGCGTATACGGTGACACTTTGATTCTGAACTATGATTCTCGTGATTTATTTGATGAAGATGTCTGAACTGTGATTCTCGTGATTTATTTGATGGAGATGATTAGATAATTATGCAAATCATCTTCATCATAAAAATCAAATAAATCATAGTTCAGACAGCGATTTATTTGATGAAGATGTCTGAACTGTGATTCTCGTGATTTATTTGATGGAGATGATTAGATAATTATGCAAATCATCTTCATCATAAAAATCAAATAAATCATAGTTCAGACAGCGATTTATTTGATGAAGATGTCTGAACTGTGATTCTCGTGATTTATTTGATGAAGATGATTAGATAATTATGCAAATCATCTTCATCATAAAAATCAAATAAATCATAGTTCAGACGAAGATTTATTTGATGAAGATGTCTGAACTGTGATTCTCGTGATTTATTTGATGAAGATGATTAAATAATTACGCAAATCATCTTCATCATAAAAATCAAATAAATCATAGTTCAGACGACGATTTATTTGATGAAGATGTCTGAACTGTGATTCTCGTGATTTATTTGATGAAGATGATTAGATAATTACGCAAATCATCTTCATCATAAAAATCAAATAAATCATAGTTCAGACGAAGATTTATTTGATGAAGATGTCTGAACTGTGATTCTCGTGATTTATTTGATGAAGATGATTAGATAATTACGCAAATCATCTTCATCATAAAAATCAAATAAATCATAGTTCAGACGAAGATTTATTTGATGAAGATGTCTGAACTGTGATTCTCGTGATTTATTTGATGAAGATGATTAAATAATTACGCAAATCATCTTCATCATAAAAATCAAATAAATCATAGTTCAGACGACGATTTATTTAATGAAGATGTCTGAACTGTGATTCTCGTGATTTATTTGATGAAGATGATTAGATAATTACGCAAATCATCTTCATCATAAAAATCAAATAAATCATAGTTCAGACGAAGATTTATTTGATGAAGATGTCTGAACTGTGATTCTCGTGATTTATTTGATGAAGATGATTAAATAATTACGCAAATCATCTTCATCATAAAAATCAAATAAATCATAGTTCAGACGACGATTTATTTAATGAAGATGTCTGAACTGTGATTCTCGTGATTTATTTGATGAAGATGATTA
The window above is part of the Dolichospermum sp. DET69 genome. Proteins encoded here:
- a CDS encoding phosphoglycerate dehydrogenase; the encoded protein is MSKVLVSDPIDQVGIDILSQVATVDVKTSLKPDELKAIIGEYDALMIRSGTRVTQEIIEAGTKLKIIGRAGVGVDNVDVPAATRKGIVVVNSPEGNTIAAAEHALAMMLSLSRHVPDANASVKRGEWDRKSFVGSEVYKKTLGVVGLGKIGSHVASVAKAMGMKLLAYDPFISVERAEQLGCQLVDLNLLFQQADYITLHIPKTTETANLINAKTLALMKPTTRIINCARGGIIDEVALAEAIKNGVIAGAALDVFDSEPLGESELRSLGKEVILTPHLGASTAEAQVNVAIDVAEQIRDVLLGLPARSAVNIPGLGPDILEELKPYMELAETLGNLVGQLTGGRVETLNVTLQGELATNKSQPLVIAALKGLLYQALRERVNYVNATIEAKERGIRVIETRDASARDYAGSLHLQATGTLGTHSVTGALLGDKEIHLTDVDGFPINVPPSKYMVFTRHRDMPGIIGKLGSLLGSFNVNIASMQVGRKIVRGDAVMALSIDDPLPDGILAEIKKVDGIRDAYTVTL